The Athene noctua chromosome 3, bAthNoc1.hap1.1, whole genome shotgun sequence genome includes a region encoding these proteins:
- the LOC141958386 gene encoding uncharacterized protein LOC141958386 — MSGSVDDVPCMNFEASTSARSLCQHCLQAAGVHQHSIQEHAVEVAGYDASSDTDPGGPWDALCILAPQCKVYLCVGPEEETESWHKSKGYPLLSPGPEAEHRETSTNPSTCAEANSMLDRDREMTQLWDSTLGLGKRKMMSYMGHKQEVRPQAPQADRPSSPPKTCFAMDVVASHVASASPSNGLLPVPERHPASQKPKESWPKHRKTDPPWGSTPPRATTSSSLARSNLLGGNGHLAASYVWEPHRHPSSGSMEGRHGLERQEYTMLADLPKPRRLGQQNAVDRCGSRTLSPGRVEVEKIFGCERRKSETLEAFQALEEGRVDRLDGKTPVPPCKGHLVRRQSSPSLPREGQRLSWHLEQRSKDPKEPLRSPSLAWHPEKTIRNQGDPLRPASPSWLLERGSQSPRSLAEPPGKAATLPPWEGHWQ; from the exons ATGTCTGGTTCAGTAGATGACGTGCCCTGCATGAACTTTGAAGCCAGCACATCTGCAAGGAGCCTGTGCCAGCACTGTTTGCAAGCCGCAGGGGTTCACCAGCACTCTATCCAG GAGCATGCCGTGGAGGTCGCAGGGTATGATGCCAGCAGCGACACAGACCCAGGCGGGCCCTGGGACGCCCTCTGTATTTTAGCCCCGCAGTGCAAGGTATACCTGTGTGTGGGCCCAGAGGAAGAGACAGAGAG ctggcACAAGAGCAAGGGATATCCCCTGCTCAGCCCTGGACCTGAGGCTGAGCACAGAGAAACCAGCACCAACCCCAGCACCTGTGCTGAAGCCAACTCCATGCTTGACAGG GACAGGGAAATGACCCAGTTGTGGGACAGCACTTTGGGACTGGGCAAACGGAAGATGATGAGCTACATGGGCCACAAGCAGGAGGTGCGGCCACAAGCCCCACAGGCAGACAGACCCAG CTCTCCTCCAAAGACCTGTTTTGCCATGGATGTGGTGGCATCCCACGTCGCTAGTGCCTCCCCCAGTAATGGCCTTCTCCCCGTCCCAGAGCGCCATCCTGCCAGCCAGAAGCCCAAGGAGAGCTGGCCAAAGCACCGGAAAACTGACCCTCCCTGGGGGTCCACCCCACCGCGTGCCACCACCAGCTCTTCACTGGCCCGCAGCAACCTGTTGGGTGGCAATGGGCACCTCGCCGCCTCCTACGTTTGGGAGCCCCACAGGCACCCCAGCAGCGGGAGCATGGAGGGGCGGCATGGGCTGGAGAGGCAAGAGTACACCATGCTGGCAGACCTGCCCAAGCCCAGGCGCCTTGGCCAGCAGAATGCTGTTGACCGCTGTGGCTCCCGTACGCTCAGCCCTGGCCGGGTGGAGGTGGAGAAAATATTTGGATGTGAACGCAG GAAATCAGAGACCCTGGAGGCCTTCCAGGCGCTGGAGGAGGGCCGTGTGGACCGGCTCGATGGCAAGACCCCGGTGCCACCCTGCAAAGGCCATCTGGTTCGGAGGCAGTCcagccccagcctgcccagggag GGTCAGCGGCTCTCCTGGCACCTTGAGCAGCGCAGCAAAGACCCCAAGGAGCCCCTGCGTTCCCCCAGCCTGGCTTGGCACCCCGAAAAGACCATCAGGAACCAGGGGGACCCCCTGCGCCCTGCCAgtcccagctggctgctggagAGAGGCAGCCAGAGCCCACGCTCT CTGGCAGAGCCTCCGGGAAAAGCTGCCACCCTCCCCCCCTGGGAAGGGCACTGGCAGTGA
- the LOC141959073 gene encoding TRIO and F-actin-binding protein-like isoform X1 — protein sequence MCHADLMHHQERDWKSPATCLDVGPRPDDSWKRPQSPAQQLEDEWKGPKHTRDTSNPEKSLESDCGNKKLLIYHPQLGGGTFPPQSSTSSSGSPQPHSNASDKRKKPDLLNFKKGWMSILDELGEWKKHWFVLTDSSLRYYRDSNAEEVDDLDGEIDLRSCTDVTEFAVQRNYGFQIHTKDAVFTLSAMTSGIRRNWIEALRKNVRPVSAPDVTKLSDCDKENFRNCVPQKSSLRTEEQQRPGSGSEGNSKGGHWKADGQRHAFDYVELSPLPQDPGNQGSPQRTRGSLRICDRTLKQEELERDLAVRSEERRKWFETLDGRVPNSDSPVGDSSRKVGEQDLPAPLLSEDQRIRLNEEIEKKWLELERLPLKDSRRVPLTALLNQTKGGHGDASEALEKEVQSLRVQLESCQARNESLRETAKSQGNSHVPRGYISQEACERSLAEMESSHQQVMEELQRHHQRELERLRQEKERLLAEEAAATAAAIEALKKAHREEMNKELGRTRSFQQCSSVSDALQKQHQLDVDSLKRELQVLSEQYSQKCLEIGELTQKAEEREQTLQRCQQEGKELLRKNQELQTRLSDEITKLRSFISSRGSGDRSLHNNERSSCELEVLLRVKENELQYLKKEVQCLREELQMMQKDKRFASGKYQDVYAELNHIKVRSEREIEQLKEHLRLAMAALQEKESLCNSVGK from the exons ATGTGCCATGCAGACTTGATGCACCATCAGGAAAGGGACTGGAAAAGCCCCGCTACATGTCTGGATGTAGGACCACGGCCGGATGATAGTTGGAAAAGGCCTCAGAgtccagcacagcagctggaggACGAGTGGAAGGGTCCCAAGCACACCCGAGACACAAGCAACCCAGAAAAGTCATTGGAAAGTGACTGTGGGAACAAGAAACTTCTCATTTACCAT CCCCAACTGGGTGGAGGTACCTTCCCGCCCCAaagcagcaccagctcctcgGGAAGCCCGCAGCCACATTCCAATGCCAGCGACAAGCGTAAAAAG CCGGATCTTCTCAATTTCAAGAAGGGATGGATGTCCATCCTGGACGAGCTGGGAGAG TGGAAGAAACATTGGTTTGTGCTGACTGACTCGAGCCTGAGGTACTACCGGGACTCTAATGCAGAGGAG GTTGATGACCTCGATGGAGAAATCGACCTCCGGTCCTGCACGGATGTGACAGAGTTTGCAGTGCAGCGCAACTACGGCTTCCAAATACAT ACAAAGGATGCCGTCTTCACCCTATCAGCAATGACCTCGGGCATCCGACGCAACTGGATCGAGGCCCTGAGAAAGAATGTGCGCCCAGTCAGTGCTCCAGATGTCACCAA GCTCTCTGACTGTGATAAGGAGAACTTCCGTAACTGTGTCCCCCAGAAGAGCTCACTCCGCACGGAGGAGCAGCAGCGGCCAGGCTCAGGCTCTGAGGGGAACTCGAAGGGTGGTCACTGGAAGGCAGATGGGCAGCGCCATGCCTTTGACTACGTGGAGCTGTCTCCCTTGCCACAGGACCCCGGGAATCAGGGGTCCCCTCAGAGGACAAGAGGGAGCTTGAGGATCTGCGACCGAACTCTCAAGCAAGAGGAGTTGGAGCGGGATCTGGCAGTCCGTTCGGAGGAGAGGCGTAAATGGTTTGAGACCCTCGATGGCAGGGTCCCAAACAGCGATAGCCCAGTGGGAGACTCTTCCCGCAAGGTGGGGGAGCAGGACCTACCCGCTCCCCTGCTTTCAGAGGACCAGCGGATTCGGCTGAATGAGGAGATAGAGAAGAAGTGGCTGGAGCTGGAACGCCTGCCTTTGAAGGACTCGCGGCGGGTGCCCTTGACAGCACTGCTGAACCAGACCAagggaggccacggagatgcgaGTGAGGCACTGGAAAAGGAG GTCCAGTCACTCCGGGTGCAGCTGGAATCCTGCCAGGCCCGAAACGAGAGCCTTCGGGAGACAGCGAAATCCCAGGGAAACAGCCATGTGCCCCGGGGGTACATCTCACAG GAGGCCTGCGAGCGCAGCCTGGCTGAGATGGAGTCGTCCCACCAGCAAGTGATGGAGGAGCTCCAGAGGCATCACCAGCGGGAGCTGGAGCGGCTGCGGCAGGAGAAGGAGCGGCTCCTGGCAGAGGAGgcggcagcaacagcagcag CCATTGAGGCACTGAAGAAAGCCCACCGGGAGGAGATGAATAAGGAGCTGGGCAGGACACGAAGCTTCCAGCAGTGCAGTTCAGTCTCAGATGCCCTCCAGAAGCAGCACCA GTTGGACGTGGATTCCCTGAAGCGGGAGCTGCAGGTGCTTTCTGAGCAGTATTCCCAAAAGTGCCTGGAAATTGGGGAGCTCACCCAGAAGGCAGAGGAGCGGGAGCAGACACTGCAGCGGTGTCAGCAGGAAGGGAAGGAGCTCCTCCGGAAAAACCAG GAGCTGCAGACCCGCCTCTCAGATGAGATCACGAAGCTGCGAAGCTTTATTTCCTCACGGGGCTCTGGGGACAGGTCCCTGCACAACAATGAGCGGAGCTCCTGTGAGCTGGAG gTTCTGCTGCGGGTGAAGGAGAATGAGCTCCAGTATCTAAAGAAAGAGGTGCAGTGCCTCCGGGAGGAGCTGCAGATGATGCAAAAG GATAAGAGATTTGCCTCAGGGAAATACCAAGATGTCTATGCAGAGCTGAATCACATCAAGGTGCGCTCAGAGCGAGAGATCGAACAGCTGAAGGAGCACCTGCGCCTGGCCATGGCTGCTCTGCAGGAGAAGGAGTCTCTGTGCAACAGCGTCGGTAAATAA
- the LOC141959073 gene encoding TRIO and F-actin-binding protein-like isoform X3, which produces MTPDLLNFKKGWMSILDELGEWKKHWFVLTDSSLRYYRDSNAEEVDDLDGEIDLRSCTDVTEFAVQRNYGFQIHTKDAVFTLSAMTSGIRRNWIEALRKNVRPVSAPDVTKLSDCDKENFRNCVPQKSSLRTEEQQRPGSGSEGNSKGGHWKADGQRHAFDYVELSPLPQDPGNQGSPQRTRGSLRICDRTLKQEELERDLAVRSEERRKWFETLDGRVPNSDSPVGDSSRKVGEQDLPAPLLSEDQRIRLNEEIEKKWLELERLPLKDSRRVPLTALLNQTKGGHGDASEALEKEVQSLRVQLESCQARNESLRETAKSQGNSHVPRGYISQEACERSLAEMESSHQQVMEELQRHHQRELERLRQEKERLLAEEAAATAAAIEALKKAHREEMNKELGRTRSFQQCSSVSDALQKQHQLDVDSLKRELQVLSEQYSQKCLEIGELTQKAEEREQTLQRCQQEGKELLRKNQELQTRLSDEITKLRSFISSRGSGDRSLHNNERSSCELEVLLRVKENELQYLKKEVQCLREELQMMQKDKRFASGKYQDVYAELNHIKVRSEREIEQLKEHLRLAMAALQEKESLCNSVGK; this is translated from the exons ATGACG CCGGATCTTCTCAATTTCAAGAAGGGATGGATGTCCATCCTGGACGAGCTGGGAGAG TGGAAGAAACATTGGTTTGTGCTGACTGACTCGAGCCTGAGGTACTACCGGGACTCTAATGCAGAGGAG GTTGATGACCTCGATGGAGAAATCGACCTCCGGTCCTGCACGGATGTGACAGAGTTTGCAGTGCAGCGCAACTACGGCTTCCAAATACAT ACAAAGGATGCCGTCTTCACCCTATCAGCAATGACCTCGGGCATCCGACGCAACTGGATCGAGGCCCTGAGAAAGAATGTGCGCCCAGTCAGTGCTCCAGATGTCACCAA GCTCTCTGACTGTGATAAGGAGAACTTCCGTAACTGTGTCCCCCAGAAGAGCTCACTCCGCACGGAGGAGCAGCAGCGGCCAGGCTCAGGCTCTGAGGGGAACTCGAAGGGTGGTCACTGGAAGGCAGATGGGCAGCGCCATGCCTTTGACTACGTGGAGCTGTCTCCCTTGCCACAGGACCCCGGGAATCAGGGGTCCCCTCAGAGGACAAGAGGGAGCTTGAGGATCTGCGACCGAACTCTCAAGCAAGAGGAGTTGGAGCGGGATCTGGCAGTCCGTTCGGAGGAGAGGCGTAAATGGTTTGAGACCCTCGATGGCAGGGTCCCAAACAGCGATAGCCCAGTGGGAGACTCTTCCCGCAAGGTGGGGGAGCAGGACCTACCCGCTCCCCTGCTTTCAGAGGACCAGCGGATTCGGCTGAATGAGGAGATAGAGAAGAAGTGGCTGGAGCTGGAACGCCTGCCTTTGAAGGACTCGCGGCGGGTGCCCTTGACAGCACTGCTGAACCAGACCAagggaggccacggagatgcgaGTGAGGCACTGGAAAAGGAG GTCCAGTCACTCCGGGTGCAGCTGGAATCCTGCCAGGCCCGAAACGAGAGCCTTCGGGAGACAGCGAAATCCCAGGGAAACAGCCATGTGCCCCGGGGGTACATCTCACAG GAGGCCTGCGAGCGCAGCCTGGCTGAGATGGAGTCGTCCCACCAGCAAGTGATGGAGGAGCTCCAGAGGCATCACCAGCGGGAGCTGGAGCGGCTGCGGCAGGAGAAGGAGCGGCTCCTGGCAGAGGAGgcggcagcaacagcagcag CCATTGAGGCACTGAAGAAAGCCCACCGGGAGGAGATGAATAAGGAGCTGGGCAGGACACGAAGCTTCCAGCAGTGCAGTTCAGTCTCAGATGCCCTCCAGAAGCAGCACCA GTTGGACGTGGATTCCCTGAAGCGGGAGCTGCAGGTGCTTTCTGAGCAGTATTCCCAAAAGTGCCTGGAAATTGGGGAGCTCACCCAGAAGGCAGAGGAGCGGGAGCAGACACTGCAGCGGTGTCAGCAGGAAGGGAAGGAGCTCCTCCGGAAAAACCAG GAGCTGCAGACCCGCCTCTCAGATGAGATCACGAAGCTGCGAAGCTTTATTTCCTCACGGGGCTCTGGGGACAGGTCCCTGCACAACAATGAGCGGAGCTCCTGTGAGCTGGAG gTTCTGCTGCGGGTGAAGGAGAATGAGCTCCAGTATCTAAAGAAAGAGGTGCAGTGCCTCCGGGAGGAGCTGCAGATGATGCAAAAG GATAAGAGATTTGCCTCAGGGAAATACCAAGATGTCTATGCAGAGCTGAATCACATCAAGGTGCGCTCAGAGCGAGAGATCGAACAGCTGAAGGAGCACCTGCGCCTGGCCATGGCTGCTCTGCAGGAGAAGGAGTCTCTGTGCAACAGCGTCGGTAAATAA
- the LOC141959073 gene encoding TRIO and F-actin-binding protein-like isoform X2, protein MQFRGRERPTPGPDLLNFKKGWMSILDELGEWKKHWFVLTDSSLRYYRDSNAEEVDDLDGEIDLRSCTDVTEFAVQRNYGFQIHTKDAVFTLSAMTSGIRRNWIEALRKNVRPVSAPDVTKLSDCDKENFRNCVPQKSSLRTEEQQRPGSGSEGNSKGGHWKADGQRHAFDYVELSPLPQDPGNQGSPQRTRGSLRICDRTLKQEELERDLAVRSEERRKWFETLDGRVPNSDSPVGDSSRKVGEQDLPAPLLSEDQRIRLNEEIEKKWLELERLPLKDSRRVPLTALLNQTKGGHGDASEALEKEVQSLRVQLESCQARNESLRETAKSQGNSHVPRGYISQEACERSLAEMESSHQQVMEELQRHHQRELERLRQEKERLLAEEAAATAAAIEALKKAHREEMNKELGRTRSFQQCSSVSDALQKQHQLDVDSLKRELQVLSEQYSQKCLEIGELTQKAEEREQTLQRCQQEGKELLRKNQELQTRLSDEITKLRSFISSRGSGDRSLHNNERSSCELEVLLRVKENELQYLKKEVQCLREELQMMQKDKRFASGKYQDVYAELNHIKVRSEREIEQLKEHLRLAMAALQEKESLCNSVGK, encoded by the exons ATGCAGTTTCGGGGCAGGGAGCGTCCCACCCCTGGG CCGGATCTTCTCAATTTCAAGAAGGGATGGATGTCCATCCTGGACGAGCTGGGAGAG TGGAAGAAACATTGGTTTGTGCTGACTGACTCGAGCCTGAGGTACTACCGGGACTCTAATGCAGAGGAG GTTGATGACCTCGATGGAGAAATCGACCTCCGGTCCTGCACGGATGTGACAGAGTTTGCAGTGCAGCGCAACTACGGCTTCCAAATACAT ACAAAGGATGCCGTCTTCACCCTATCAGCAATGACCTCGGGCATCCGACGCAACTGGATCGAGGCCCTGAGAAAGAATGTGCGCCCAGTCAGTGCTCCAGATGTCACCAA GCTCTCTGACTGTGATAAGGAGAACTTCCGTAACTGTGTCCCCCAGAAGAGCTCACTCCGCACGGAGGAGCAGCAGCGGCCAGGCTCAGGCTCTGAGGGGAACTCGAAGGGTGGTCACTGGAAGGCAGATGGGCAGCGCCATGCCTTTGACTACGTGGAGCTGTCTCCCTTGCCACAGGACCCCGGGAATCAGGGGTCCCCTCAGAGGACAAGAGGGAGCTTGAGGATCTGCGACCGAACTCTCAAGCAAGAGGAGTTGGAGCGGGATCTGGCAGTCCGTTCGGAGGAGAGGCGTAAATGGTTTGAGACCCTCGATGGCAGGGTCCCAAACAGCGATAGCCCAGTGGGAGACTCTTCCCGCAAGGTGGGGGAGCAGGACCTACCCGCTCCCCTGCTTTCAGAGGACCAGCGGATTCGGCTGAATGAGGAGATAGAGAAGAAGTGGCTGGAGCTGGAACGCCTGCCTTTGAAGGACTCGCGGCGGGTGCCCTTGACAGCACTGCTGAACCAGACCAagggaggccacggagatgcgaGTGAGGCACTGGAAAAGGAG GTCCAGTCACTCCGGGTGCAGCTGGAATCCTGCCAGGCCCGAAACGAGAGCCTTCGGGAGACAGCGAAATCCCAGGGAAACAGCCATGTGCCCCGGGGGTACATCTCACAG GAGGCCTGCGAGCGCAGCCTGGCTGAGATGGAGTCGTCCCACCAGCAAGTGATGGAGGAGCTCCAGAGGCATCACCAGCGGGAGCTGGAGCGGCTGCGGCAGGAGAAGGAGCGGCTCCTGGCAGAGGAGgcggcagcaacagcagcag CCATTGAGGCACTGAAGAAAGCCCACCGGGAGGAGATGAATAAGGAGCTGGGCAGGACACGAAGCTTCCAGCAGTGCAGTTCAGTCTCAGATGCCCTCCAGAAGCAGCACCA GTTGGACGTGGATTCCCTGAAGCGGGAGCTGCAGGTGCTTTCTGAGCAGTATTCCCAAAAGTGCCTGGAAATTGGGGAGCTCACCCAGAAGGCAGAGGAGCGGGAGCAGACACTGCAGCGGTGTCAGCAGGAAGGGAAGGAGCTCCTCCGGAAAAACCAG GAGCTGCAGACCCGCCTCTCAGATGAGATCACGAAGCTGCGAAGCTTTATTTCCTCACGGGGCTCTGGGGACAGGTCCCTGCACAACAATGAGCGGAGCTCCTGTGAGCTGGAG gTTCTGCTGCGGGTGAAGGAGAATGAGCTCCAGTATCTAAAGAAAGAGGTGCAGTGCCTCCGGGAGGAGCTGCAGATGATGCAAAAG GATAAGAGATTTGCCTCAGGGAAATACCAAGATGTCTATGCAGAGCTGAATCACATCAAGGTGCGCTCAGAGCGAGAGATCGAACAGCTGAAGGAGCACCTGCGCCTGGCCATGGCTGCTCTGCAGGAGAAGGAGTCTCTGTGCAACAGCGTCGGTAAATAA
- the H1-0 gene encoding histone H1.0 → MTESPASAPAAKPKRVRVPRRPAAHPTYSDMIIAAIRAEKSRSGSSRQSIQKYVKSYYKVGQHADAQIKLSIRRMLAAGVLKQTKGVGASGSFRLAKADKAKKSPARKRKKVARRSVSPRKAATPRKAKSLAKKPKSATRKARKKSRASPKKAKKPKTVKAKLLKASKPKKAKRSKTKAKSSTRKSPKKK, encoded by the coding sequence ATGACAGAGAGCCCAGCCTCGGCTCCGGCTGCCAAGCCCAAGCGGGTCAGGGTGCCGCGGCGGCCAGCGGCCCACCCCACCTACTCGGACATGATCATAGCAGCTATCCGGGCCGAAAAGAGCCGCAGTGGCTCGTCCCGCCAGTCCATCCAGAAGTACGTGAAGAGCTACTACAAGGTGGGCCAGCACGCCGACGCCCAGATCAAGCTCTCCATTCGTCGCATGCTCGCTGCCGGAGTCCTCAAGCAGACCAAAGGAGTCGGCGCCTCCGGCTCTTTCCGCTTGGCCAAGGCTGACAAGGCAAAGAAGTCACCTGCTaggaagaggaagaaggtggCCAGGAGATCCGTGTCACCTCGGAAAGCAGCTACGCCCAGGAAAGCCAAGTCGCTGGCAAAGAAGCCCAAATCTGCCACCAGGAAAGCCAGGAAGAAGTCAAGGGCCAGCCCAAAGAAAGCCAAGAAGCCAAAGACTGTTAAGGCCAAGTTGCTGAAGGCATCCAAGCCCAAGAAGGCAAAGCGGTCGAAAACCAAAGCCAAGTCCAGCACCAGGAAATCGCCCAAGAAGAAGTGA